TCGGACCGAACATGGGCTCGAAGGTTGTGACACCCGGGCTCGGCTTCCTCTACGCGTCGACGCTCGGAGGATACCTTGGCCCGATGGAAGCAGGCGCTCGAGCACGCTCGAACATCTGCCCGTTCATTGTCATGAAGGACGGTGAAGTCGTGCTCGTGCTCGGCGCCGCCGGCGGAGGCATGATTCCACCCGCGGTCGTGCACGCGATCACACGTGTGATCGACTTCGGCATGTCGCTGCCAGAAGCGCTTGCCGAGCCACGCGTGGCGGGTGGCCGCAGTGGCGCGTTCAACGCCGAAACGAGTGCGGACATTGGGTGGACAGCCGCGGAGTTGGACGAAATGCGCGCGCTTGGCATCGAGATCAACCCGACGCCGCGCCCCGGTGCGTTCGGCCGCGTGCACGGCATCCAGTACGACGAAGCGACGGGGACCTGGATCGGTGCCGCCGATCCGGACTGGGAGGGCAGCGCGCGCGGGCCGACGATCCAGCGCGTCGGCAACTGAGTGGTCAACTGAGTGGGGCCGCACGGATCGAGAGAGAACACTTTTTTCTTGGAGCTAGCACGATGATGCGATACGCACGCACTGCCCTTCTCGGCATGGCCGCGCTCGGTTTTCCCGCCCTCGCCGCCGCGCAGGACGGCAAGGTGATGGTCGCGACTTACATCGACGACAACGCGCAGACGTTCGGCGATATCGCCCAGGAGATCTGGGAGCTGGCCGAGCTCGGATACCTCGAGACGGAAAGCTCCGCGCTTCTGCAGGCGACCTTGCGCGACGCGGGCTTCACGATCGAGTCGGGTGTCGCGGGCATTCCGACGGCGTTCGTTGCGAGCTGGAGCAACGGTGACGGCCCGATCGTCGGGATTCTCGCGGAATACGACGCCCTACCCGGCATCACCCAGGACCGAAGCCCCATCCGCTCGCCGATCGCGGGCAAGCCGCAGGGACACGCGTGCGGACATCACCTCTTCGGGACCGGCTCCACCGCGGCGGCCATCGCCACGAAGCGGTGGATGGAGGCTACGGGTCAGCGGGGGGAGATCCGACTGTTTGGCACACCCGCAGAGGAAGGCGGGGCCGGCAAGGTCTACATGGTGCGCGCCGGTCTCTTCGACGACGTGGACGTCATGCTCCACTGGCACCCCGGCGACCAGAACGATGCCGGCGCTTCGAGCACGCTCTCCAACAAGTCCGCCAAGTTCCGCTTCACCGGGATCTCCGCTCACGCCGCGGGGGCTCCGGAGCGTGGCCGCTCCGCGCTCGACGGCGTCGAAGCGATGAACAACATGGTCAACATGATGCGCGAGCACGTTCCTCAGGAGTCGCGCATTCACTACGTGATCACTTACGGTGGCGCAGCCCCCAACGTGGTTCCGGACTTCGCGGAGGTCTTCTACTACGTACGGCACCCCGA
This window of the Gemmatimonadota bacterium genome carries:
- a CDS encoding amidohydrolase, giving the protein MRYARTALLGMAALGFPALAAAQDGKVMVATYIDDNAQTFGDIAQEIWELAELGYLETESSALLQATLRDAGFTIESGVAGIPTAFVASWSNGDGPIVGILAEYDALPGITQDRSPIRSPIAGKPQGHACGHHLFGTGSTAAAIATKRWMEATGQRGEIRLFGTPAEEGGAGKVYMVRAGLFDDVDVMLHWHPGDQNDAGASSTLSNKSAKFRFTGISAHAAGAPERGRSALDGVEAMNNMVNMMREHVPQESRIHYVITYGGAAPNVVPDFAEVFYYVRHPDPEHVKTIFERVAKAAEGAALGTGTTMEYEVIHGLYNMLPNVTLQEAMHANLERVGGVFYDDEELRFAELIHRTFPADAPPLESAAQIQPFSVTEEGSGGSTDVADVSWMVPTAGMNAATWVPGSSAHSWQAISAGGTTIGEKGMIVAAKTLAMTAIDLFTRPDLIAAATAEHARRIPEGWVYEPLLGDRDPPLDYRKPAGPGGG